The Thermosipho japonicus region ACTATTTAGGATTTGCAAATGAAGAACGTCTTAAAAAAGCAGCAATAGAAGCAATTGAAAAATGGGGTGTAGGACCTGGTGCAGTAAGAACCATTGCAGGTACTTTCTCCTTGCACAACGAACTTGAGAAAACTCTTGCCGAGTTTAAAAAAGTAGAAGCTACAATATTCTTACAATCAGGATTTGTCGCAAACCAAGCTGTTATTCCTGCAATTACTAATGAAGAAGATGCAATATTGTCGGATGAACTTAACCATGCAAGTATAATAGATGGGGTAAGACTCTCCAAGGCAAAAAGATACGTATGGAAACATAGAGACGTTAAAGACCTTGAAGAAAAATTAAAAGAAGCAAAAGACGCAAGAAGAAAGCTAATTATCACCGACGGTGTATTTAGTATGGATGGGGATCTTGCTCCTCTTCCAGAAATTGTTGAACTTGCTGAAAAGTACAATGCAATGGTCATGGTAGATGATGCCCACGGAGAAGGAGTGCTTGGAAGCCACGGAAGAGGAATTGTAGATCACTTTGGACTTCATGGACGTGTTGATATAGAAATCGGAACATTATCAAAGGCCTTCGGTGTACTAGGAGGATATGTAGCTGGTAAAAAGGAGCTTATTGATTATCTTAAACAAAAAGCAAGACCATTCTTGTTCAGTAGTCCACTATCACCTGCCGATACAGCGGCAGCACTTGAAGCTACCAAAATACTTCAAGAATCAGATGATAGGGTAAAAAGACTTTGGGACAACGCAAAGTATTTCAAAGAAGAAATGAAAAAATTAGGATTTGACACAGGGGAAAGTGAAACTCCTATAACACCAGTTATGCTGTACGATGCAAAATTATCCACCAACTTTAGTAAAGAACTTTTCGAAGAAGGAATCTTTGCACAATCAATAGGATATCCAACCGTTCCAAAAGGAAAAGCAAGAATAAGAGTAATGATAAGCGCTGTTCACACGAAAGAAGATCTTGACTTTGCCCTTGAAAAATTTGAAAAAGTTGGAAAAAAATTAGGTGTTATATGAAAGTAAAAAACCTCCGAAGGAAACTTCGGAGGTTTATTTTTTTAAGTATTCAACCATTTTTTCAACTGAATTAGTAATTATAATATCCGTAAAGTCCTTAATTGCTTCTACCTCTTCTATCTTATTCACCGTCCAAAAGACAATCTTTTTTCCTATTCCCTTTAGATATTTTACCAACATAAAAAATTTCTTCTTATCAATATATAATAGCTCAATTGGCAAATGAGCACTATATATATTATGATTTTCAAAAAGCTCTCTTATATTTTCAAAACTCAAATTTTGGTGTCTTTCATCAAATAAAAGCCCAAATTTTTCATCTTTATACTTTTCAGCACATT contains the following coding sequences:
- a CDS encoding glycine C-acetyltransferase gives rise to the protein MFDYSIFSKELESLKEQGLYTYIKTLESPQGAWLTINGKKVLNLCSNNYLGFANEERLKKAAIEAIEKWGVGPGAVRTIAGTFSLHNELEKTLAEFKKVEATIFLQSGFVANQAVIPAITNEEDAILSDELNHASIIDGVRLSKAKRYVWKHRDVKDLEEKLKEAKDARRKLIITDGVFSMDGDLAPLPEIVELAEKYNAMVMVDDAHGEGVLGSHGRGIVDHFGLHGRVDIEIGTLSKAFGVLGGYVAGKKELIDYLKQKARPFLFSSPLSPADTAAALEATKILQESDDRVKRLWDNAKYFKEEMKKLGFDTGESETPITPVMLYDAKLSTNFSKELFEEGIFAQSIGYPTVPKGKARIRVMISAVHTKEDLDFALEKFEKVGKKLGVI